A genomic segment from Lineus longissimus chromosome 15, tnLinLong1.2, whole genome shotgun sequence encodes:
- the LOC135499629 gene encoding 2-oxoglutarate and iron-dependent oxygenase domain-containing protein 3-like: protein MSSTRIRGKKQKVERNSGKEEENDQPSDLIEPQSQKLYKRIIIRIVLVVGSLLFVRFYLPGVGKNTTIASSGEIIDRRHISIECSKDYEEEKDRFEACIPKSCGRVVMDSVITQDEAAKLQDIAKRGLALGGSNGGASILDLHSGALSAGDKFVDVFRVMENKKVFTQEDFNLYRAVKNKIHRTISQEFGIPPGELFLTKPTFFSRMTTKPKKTVHDEYWHPHVDKETYGSFHYTSLLYLADYGTDFTGGRFVFIDKDTNRTVEPRQGRLSFFTSGSENVHFVEKLESGTRYAITVSFTCDATKAIKDPVLR from the exons ATGAGTTCAACGAGAATAcgtggaaaaaaacaaaaagttgaaaGAAATTCCGGAAAGGAGGAAGAAAA TGACCAACCATCAGATCTGATTGAACCACAGTCACAGAAACTATACAAGAGAATTATCATCCGCATTGTCCTTGTGGTTGGTTCACTCCTGTTCGTCCGTTTCTATCTCCCTGGGGTTGGTAAGAACACTACCATTGCCAGTTCAGGAGAAATTATTGATCGCAGACACATCAGTATCGAGTGTTCAAAAGATTATGAAGAGGAAAAGGACAGATTTGAAG CATGCATTCCTAAGTCCTGTGGGAGAGTTGTGATGGATTCAGTAATTACACAAGATGAAGCAGCAAAACTTCAAGA TATAGCGAAGAGAGGGTTAGCTTTGGGAGGATCCAATGGTGGG GCATCCATCCTAGATCTGCACTCAGGAGCTTTATCGGCAGGTGACAAGTTTGTTGATGTGTTCAGGGTCATGGAGAATAAGAAAGTGTTTACTCAAGAAGATTTCAATTTATACAG GGCGGTGAAGAATAAAATCCATCGAACGATATCTCAAGAGTTTGGAATCCCTCCAGGGGAGCTGTTTCTAACCAAGCCAACATTTTTCTCTCGCATGACCACAAAGCCTAAGAAGACTGTGCATGATGAGTACTGGCATCCTCATGTAGATAAG GAAACATATGGTTCGTTTCACTACACGTCTCTGCTCTACTTGGCGGATTATGGGACGGACTTCACTGGAGGACGCTTCGTCTTCATAGACAAAGATACAAACAGGACGGTTGAGCCAAGGCAGGGACGCCTGTCCTTCTTCACATCTGGGTCAGAGAATGTCCATTTTGTGGAAAAACTAGAAAGTGGTACGCGATACGCCATCACCGTCTCGTTTACTTGTGATGCTACGAAAGCCATAAAAGATCCTGTACTGCGATAG
- the LOC135499864 gene encoding NPC intracellular cholesterol transporter 2-like: MHSLILLCFALVAAVYADDVKFKDCGSKAGTIVSVDITPCPQFPCALKRGTNATTTVVFTSKTQSETATAKVYGVIANVPVPFPVPNSDGCKTGVTCPVENGVKYTYKNSIFVSKLYPKVQVVVEWSLVDDKGENIFCFAVPAQVS, from the exons ATGCATTCGTTAATCTTGCTGTGTTTTGCCCTGGTCGCCGCGGTCTACGCTGATGATGTTAAATTTAAGGACTGCG GTTCCAAGGCGGGTACGATCGTAAGCGTAGACATCACACCATGCCCACAATTTCCGTGCGCCCTCAAACGTGGGACCAACGCCACAACAACAGTAGTCTTCACCTCAA AGACCCAGAGTGAGACGGCTACCGCTAAGGTGTACGGGGTTATCGCAAACGTACCGGTCCCCTTCCCTGTTCCCAACAGTGACGGATGCAAGACCGGGGTGACGTGCCCAGTGGAAAATGGCGTCAAGTACACGTACAAAAATAGCATTTTTGTGAGCAAGCTCTACCCAAAG GTGCAAGTGGTCGTGGAGTGGTCCCTCGTCGACGACAAGGGTGAAAATATATTCTGCTTTGCGGTTCCAGCTCAAGTTAGTTAG
- the LOC135499863 gene encoding interleukin-18 receptor 1-like isoform X2, with protein sequence MEDLAALLFILFLAPVTAELSVTRAATWPPDVVKDNGLNKLPLRCQIHSDPGEFNVTWYRNSRSTPINISDHFTVETDMASSTLVISDPRVNDTATYGCLVQNQIGERANASNYLIVYDHSSADAPARITEVMLPQDGVSLGDDVNLTCVIFYGRDDWTLQSYWYHDGQSVNDTSKHAWQSRYVAGDTHFGLIIVNITDEDLGNYTCNATNQYGSDIRTLDLKLKKKQPAPRSVLLTILASAGGTVVFVAIIVTARVARMRKKEPGLDDLPWFNTENYEASNHPLEYDVFISYSSQDIAWVKDILMKNLEKQGCRVCIDFKCFMPGMPVVENIMEAIYKSKRTIVIMSKNFLKSVWGAFELEQVQHRLITMRDDSLLLVKYDGCQIPRKLMGKTFLDWSDKSVKPHFWDRLFKTLGPDRVQYKEDSSSMLGMDINRPTDFEQAFLETEQLRTLSDEEPLLERFNGHIQGPEEEDSLLHNSGSSGFGSYGSDNQTLDGVLGGVVV encoded by the exons ATGGAAGACTTAGCAGCCTTACTTTTCATCCTCTTCCTTGCCCCTGTTACTGCGGAACTGTCGGTAACCAGGGCTGCAACATGGCCGCCAGACGTTGTCAAGGACAACGGATTAAACAAACTGCCGTTACGATGCCAGATCCACTCAGACCCAGGCGAATTCAACGTTACTTGGTACAGGAATAGTAGAAGTACACCAATCAACATCAGCGACCA CTTCACCGTGGAGACAGATATGGCCAGTTCGACCTTGGTGATTTCCGACCCCAGGGTGAACGATACGGCCACATATGGATGCTTAGTACAGAACCAGATAGGGGAAAGGGCTAATGCTAGTAATTACCTGATCGTATATG atcATAGTTCTGCGGATGCTCCCGCGAGGATCACCGAAGTCATGCTGCCCCAAGATGGTGTCAGTCTCGGAGATGATGTCAACCTCACCTGTGTCATCTTCTACGGCAGAGACGACTGGACG CTTCAATCCTATTGGTACCACGATGGCCAGTCCGTTAACGACACCTCAAAACATGCGTGGCAATCTCGCTATGTTGCTGGTGACACCCATTTTGGATTGATCATCGTAAACATCACG GATGAAGACCTCGGTAACTACACGTGTAACGCTACGAACCAGTACGGGTCTGACATCAGGACTCTCGACTTGAAGCTGAAGAAAAAGCAACCAG CTCCAAGGTCAGTACTGCTCACAATCCTAGCATCGGCTGGCGGCACTGTTGTCTTTGTTGCCATAATAGTCACGGCTAGGGTTGCCCGCATGAGAAAGAAGGAACCGGGGTTGGATGACCTGCCATGGTTTAATACAGAGAATtatgaag CCTCAAATCACCCTCTTGAGTATGACGTATTCATATCGTACAGTTCCCAGGATATTGCCTGGGTCAAGGACATTCTTATGAAGAACCTTGAGAAGCAAGGGTGCAGAGTCTGCATAGACTTCAAGTGTTTTATGCCAG GAATGCCAGTCGTGGAAAACATCATGGAAGCAATCTACAAGAGCAAGCGAACCATCGTTATCATGTCTAAGAACTTCCTCAAGTCCGTCTGGGGGGCGTTTGAACTGGAGCAAGTCCAACACAGGTTAATCACCATG AGAGACGATAGTCTGTTACTAGTAAAGTACGACGGATGCCAGATCCCAAGAAAGCTGATGGGAAAGACATTCTTAGATTGGAGCGACAAGAGTGTAAAACCACACTTCTGGGACCGGCTCTTCAAAACTCTCGGTCCCGATAGGGTGCAG TACAAGGAGGATTCCTCCTCCATGCTGGGCATGGACATTAACAGACCCACCGACTTCGAGCAGGCCTTCCTTGAGACTGAACAACTCCGGACCCTCAGTGACGAGGAGCCCTTGTTGGAGAGGTTTAATGGCCATATCCAGGGCCCAGAGGAAGAGGACTCCCTGTTGCACAATAGTGGGTCATCTGGATTCGGTAGTTACGGGTCTGACAATCAAACACTCGATGGAGTCCTGGGAGGTGTTGTTGTCTGA
- the LOC135499863 gene encoding interleukin-18 receptor 1-like isoform X1 produces the protein MLLLKDAKMEDLAALLFILFLAPVTAELSVTRAATWPPDVVKDNGLNKLPLRCQIHSDPGEFNVTWYRNSRSTPINISDHFTVETDMASSTLVISDPRVNDTATYGCLVQNQIGERANASNYLIVYDHSSADAPARITEVMLPQDGVSLGDDVNLTCVIFYGRDDWTLQSYWYHDGQSVNDTSKHAWQSRYVAGDTHFGLIIVNITDEDLGNYTCNATNQYGSDIRTLDLKLKKKQPAPRSVLLTILASAGGTVVFVAIIVTARVARMRKKEPGLDDLPWFNTENYEASNHPLEYDVFISYSSQDIAWVKDILMKNLEKQGCRVCIDFKCFMPGMPVVENIMEAIYKSKRTIVIMSKNFLKSVWGAFELEQVQHRLITMRDDSLLLVKYDGCQIPRKLMGKTFLDWSDKSVKPHFWDRLFKTLGPDRVQYKEDSSSMLGMDINRPTDFEQAFLETEQLRTLSDEEPLLERFNGHIQGPEEEDSLLHNSGSSGFGSYGSDNQTLDGVLGGVVV, from the exons ATGTTGCTGCTCAAAG ATGCAAAAATGGAAGACTTAGCAGCCTTACTTTTCATCCTCTTCCTTGCCCCTGTTACTGCGGAACTGTCGGTAACCAGGGCTGCAACATGGCCGCCAGACGTTGTCAAGGACAACGGATTAAACAAACTGCCGTTACGATGCCAGATCCACTCAGACCCAGGCGAATTCAACGTTACTTGGTACAGGAATAGTAGAAGTACACCAATCAACATCAGCGACCA CTTCACCGTGGAGACAGATATGGCCAGTTCGACCTTGGTGATTTCCGACCCCAGGGTGAACGATACGGCCACATATGGATGCTTAGTACAGAACCAGATAGGGGAAAGGGCTAATGCTAGTAATTACCTGATCGTATATG atcATAGTTCTGCGGATGCTCCCGCGAGGATCACCGAAGTCATGCTGCCCCAAGATGGTGTCAGTCTCGGAGATGATGTCAACCTCACCTGTGTCATCTTCTACGGCAGAGACGACTGGACG CTTCAATCCTATTGGTACCACGATGGCCAGTCCGTTAACGACACCTCAAAACATGCGTGGCAATCTCGCTATGTTGCTGGTGACACCCATTTTGGATTGATCATCGTAAACATCACG GATGAAGACCTCGGTAACTACACGTGTAACGCTACGAACCAGTACGGGTCTGACATCAGGACTCTCGACTTGAAGCTGAAGAAAAAGCAACCAG CTCCAAGGTCAGTACTGCTCACAATCCTAGCATCGGCTGGCGGCACTGTTGTCTTTGTTGCCATAATAGTCACGGCTAGGGTTGCCCGCATGAGAAAGAAGGAACCGGGGTTGGATGACCTGCCATGGTTTAATACAGAGAATtatgaag CCTCAAATCACCCTCTTGAGTATGACGTATTCATATCGTACAGTTCCCAGGATATTGCCTGGGTCAAGGACATTCTTATGAAGAACCTTGAGAAGCAAGGGTGCAGAGTCTGCATAGACTTCAAGTGTTTTATGCCAG GAATGCCAGTCGTGGAAAACATCATGGAAGCAATCTACAAGAGCAAGCGAACCATCGTTATCATGTCTAAGAACTTCCTCAAGTCCGTCTGGGGGGCGTTTGAACTGGAGCAAGTCCAACACAGGTTAATCACCATG AGAGACGATAGTCTGTTACTAGTAAAGTACGACGGATGCCAGATCCCAAGAAAGCTGATGGGAAAGACATTCTTAGATTGGAGCGACAAGAGTGTAAAACCACACTTCTGGGACCGGCTCTTCAAAACTCTCGGTCCCGATAGGGTGCAG TACAAGGAGGATTCCTCCTCCATGCTGGGCATGGACATTAACAGACCCACCGACTTCGAGCAGGCCTTCCTTGAGACTGAACAACTCCGGACCCTCAGTGACGAGGAGCCCTTGTTGGAGAGGTTTAATGGCCATATCCAGGGCCCAGAGGAAGAGGACTCCCTGTTGCACAATAGTGGGTCATCTGGATTCGGTAGTTACGGGTCTGACAATCAAACACTCGATGGAGTCCTGGGAGGTGTTGTTGTCTGA